DNA from Phragmites australis chromosome 16, lpPhrAust1.1, whole genome shotgun sequence:
CTAATCTGCCAGATAAACGAAGAGGGTGGCCGATGCTCGCTCCTAGACTCTTGCGCGTGCCGGAGTTGGTCGCGTGAGGCCGCGCTCATGCCACATCCCTTGCAACGTTCCAAGATGTGGagtccttttgttttgttttggtaGATTTTCTATGTTTCTTCCTCGGTGTTCTTCGTCTCCACATGCTTTCACGGTTGTTCAATGAGACCGTGGGGCGGTGGAGATACATATTAGACTTGAAGATGAGAATTGTCGCATATGTTTATGTAATTTAGTACATCTCCAACATCTTTTTCAATAGCAATTCATATCCTTTTCATTTCCTGTTATTACTTTAATATAATCCATATCCTTTTCGGAAACAATATGTTCCGTGACTTTCAAGTAGATTTTGCTTTCACTTTGCACCTGCCCCCGGGGTTCCACACCTCagcaaaccatgtggattcttCTGCCAGCCGTCACACGCATGCTCTCCAGTCTCCTCCCTtcctttttattattttttttgcacaaaagCTTCCACCGAAATCGACGCAGGTACCAGCCGCCACGTCGCCGACACCAACCTGCGATCGTGCCACGTGTCGTTACCTTCCTCTCCGTCGCACGCATCACGAGACAAATCTCGCGCGCTCAAGGCCTAAGCAAGCACAAATCCCTCGACGCCTTGACCACTCTACCACCAGAGTCACTGACACGTGGGACCCACATAAAGGTGGTTTTGGTGGGCCCTGCAAGATCGCGAGTCTTAAAAGGCCCACCTCCTTGTCCCGACCAGTCGACCCTCCCAACCGCCGCTATTTACGCTTTTGCCCCTCCGGCGAGCCTGACCGATTCCCGCCCGCCCGCATGGCCTCCGGCGACCGcctcgccggagcgccgccgccgatgcctgctcctcctcctccccctccacctcgtcctcctccgccttctccGGCTCCGGCGGAGAATCAGAACCACACGGCGATCTCGTCGCCGCTGCTGCAGTCCTCCGCCAACGCGGACGCGCCGCTGGCGCGGTGGCTCCGGAGGCTGGAGGCGTTCCTCTCCGCGGCGGGTCTGGCTGCGTCCACGACGCTCGGGGTTGCCACCGCGGCGTCCGCGCTTGCCGTGGTGGGCCTTGCGCTGCCGGCCGCGGCCGTGACGCTCTCCCCGTGCCGCGGCCTCGGGAGGCGGTGCGACGACTTCGAGGTGGAGGTGTTCGAGATGTGCGTGCTGCTGTCGcaggcggccgcggccgccgtcgcGCTCGCCTGCGTGTCGAGGAAGATGGCCATGTACGGCATCCGCAAGTTCCTCTTCGTCGACCCGGAGCTCGGCATGCGGATCCGATTCCAGAAGGAGTACGTCGCCAAGATCCAGGTGATGTCTCGCTGGCCTCCTATCCACGTAATCTTGTGTTGATCCCTCGCAACTCTGCTTCGAATTTGTAAATTGAATGGTTtcataaaaaacaaaattgTAAATTGAGAAGGAGGCATTTAATTCGAATAGGTAGCGAGCAGTTGCTAAAAAATGGTTGCTTTTTCCAGCACAGCTTCTCGGCTAGTTTGATACTGCTCTGCTAGTAGACGAGTAGATGCGACTGTGCTATTTGGTCCAAATTTAGCGCGAATGGTGCAACTGAAAGAGGATGTAGTGAATTCACATGCATTTGATTGATTTGCATTGTGCAAGTTTGATGGAGACTGGTAGAATTTTTAGGCTATTGTTGTCAGTTTGTCTAGGAAGTTTGCATGTTGCAGTCTCTAGCATATTCTACTGGAACCTCATGTCTGGATCCTTGCCTGTGGCGCCTTGGATTATTGGCTTTGTCCTTACTGAAGGACGAATCGAAGTTGACTTATTCTTTCAGTTATCTATGTGTTTGCATGTGACTCCTTATGTCACCATGTGAGTGGAGCTCATATGCGTGTGATACTCAAGGTTGTGTTTGTGCCGACATGTCTATTTGTCTTTGTTTACTGTTTACACGTAAATGCCGATTAGGGGCTGATCAAAGATTTGTGCTCTGGTGAACTCACTTGCATTTTTTGTTGGATTTCTGTCATGTCTTTTTGGAGGGAATCGACCGAAGCATATAGACATATTTCATTTAGTTATTGATGATACCTCTAAGTTCTTGCTAGTCTACAGGAATATTTGGTTAAAAATGGTGTTCATGCCGAAGTATGTTCCTTTTTTGTACATTCGGAGGAGTTGTTCTTGGCAGTTGAAGGGTAAAAAAGCATGTCCATATCCTACCCATATCTATGGTCTGTGTGAATTGTTCTTGCCCTTCCTGAGTTGCCTCGTGCTTTATTTCTAGTggtaatttaaattaaaatatgtcaTGTTTAGGATGACAACCATCGTATCATACGTTCATTACTCATCATGCTAAGAGTTTTGGTATGCCAATCTTCTGTTGATAAGTGTCGCAACCCCCTATCACAGGATTTCTTCCGCACGCTTATGTGGTGGATATCGCCGTGCTTTGTTGTGAAGGTCACCCGAGAATTCTGCCGTTTTTCCCACATCTTCCAGGAGTCAATTTGGAGATCATGTCTTGTGTTATTTGCGTCCATCATGTCATGGATGTATTTGACAACAATCATATTGTCCTCCTGCATGCTTTTCAACTTGGTGTGCAATCTGCAAGTAATCCACTTTGATGACTACGGCAAACTTCTAGAGCAAGATGCGGATCCTCTAGTCTACTTGAAAGAGCACCTGCAGCTCCGGCATAATCTCTCCAAAATCAGTCACCGGTTCCGCATGTTCCTCTTGCTCCTCTTCCTTTCTGTTACAGCAAGCCAGTTCGCCATTCTTTTCAAGACAACAACCTATAACGGGCCGATCAATTTCACCAATGGCGGTGACATAGCTGTGAGTATCTCATGCATTTGCATTGACTTGCCCTTTTTGTCATTCGTTGGAAAATCAGATCATGGACATATTTCTTCTATACTGCAGGTGTCTTCAGTTGTTCAAGTTGTTGGTCTCGTCCTTTGTTTACATGCTGCTgctaaaatttctcacagagcTCAAAACATTGCTTCATTAGCTAGTCGATGGCATGCATTGGCAACATGCTCTACTGACTCTACGTATGCCGCCACCCCAAACAGCTCTGGGAACCTTGTGCCCTTCCCAGCACATCTTTTTTTGAGAGATTATTCCGAGAGTGATCTGGAGTCTCTGGATACTGCCTCGCTACATGGCAATTCTCATGGCGCAGCTCAATTGGTTTCGTACATATCGTCATACCACAAGAGAGAATCACTTGGTAAGTAATCCAAAGCTTCCTTTTGAGTCTGCATCGCTTAATCTTTCTTCAGTTGTTCGATGTAACAGTTTGAAGAGCAGCACTCTATATGGCTTTGTTTACATATTGCCTGTGTTAGCAGTACGCACACCAGATGTAACCATCTTTTCTCCCCAACCATGCCCATGCTTAATTTGTTTCTTCTCTGCTCCATTTCAGTGCTGTACCTGCTTGCGAATCCAGGAGGCATCACGATATTTGGCTGGATCGTCGACCGAACATTCCTAAACACCATTCTGATGCTCGAGTTAACTCTTGTGCTCTTCGTGCTTAGCAAGACCGTTGTGATACCGGCCAAGACACTTGTACACAGTTACATCGGGTTCCCATGATGGAGATGCACCAATTCAGACAGTCAGGCTCAATTAGGAGAGGATGATGTTCCAGGCTGATAAATTTGGTTTTTATCAGCCTACCATTCTGTGAGGGTTTCCATGCCAGTGGCAGAAACTGGTAGCAATGGCGTCAAAATTGGTTTTTCCGAGGCTCAAATCATACGCGCATCAGCATCATGCAACTCCAGACACTTGATCGGTGTGCTCTAGGCTGCAGGCTAGGTTGTGTCGTGTACAGTTTTTGGCGGGAAAAGCCAGCATCCTCCATGTAAAGTGGTATGGgcttctattcttttcttttcttttgtgtaCATACGCAATGTATGTACTATACTAAAACTAATATGATATACCTCAATGAATTTTAAACCTTTTTTGCCAATAACCGAGTGGATTATGAAATGCTAATACACAGATCTAACAGGATGTGCCATTCGATCAATTGGCCCTCTTTACAATATACCTTTTCATTGCATTCATCAAAATTCCCCTGGGGTACCATTCATCAGGGtcctggattttttttcttcttagctGTCTCACCATACTTTTTCATTGAAAATAAGATGCTTTGCCACAGTTCAAGATCATCAACGAACAATTTGTATATAGTGTCCTGGACACAGTCCTAAATTTAGCCTGACTCCTTATTAACAAGAGTTTCATAATCTGTCTGGACAAACTAATGAAAAGAAAGGCAAATATTTCTTCCCAACTGTCCAAGGTTTTGGCTACAATCATGCACCTCGAACAGGAACCAAATTGTTGGCTATACACAAGCGATACAGAACAGACAACTACAAACAGCGCTACCAATCTAGTCAGGATGGCCCGATAATGGTTGCCATGGGCCACAAAGAATCAAAATTGACTATATTCTATTTGGAGAAACCTAAATGACCTCCTACTAGAAGATTGGATGTGTAGAAAATTCAGTACATGCCTTTGAAAACTGGGCTTGTTCTGCAGATGCTTGCTCCATGTTCCTCGTATTCTTCCTTTGTGTGGCAATACTGAATAAGAAAAGGGAAACACTTAAGGTTCCATTCGTATCTAGAATTCATGTTGAACGGAAATATGGTTGAATTCAGAACCCAGTAATAACACTGCTTATAGTGATATGAACTCATGACGTGCAATTATATTGTCACATTTCATCGGCAAATAATAGTGCACATAGCAGAAATATGTGCACAGTTTTTGATTCATTCATGTTTGCTGAGACCTCAAGAGTCAAGAATGTCAAGTGGCAGTTACCTCATAAAATTCAGGGTTAGATGCAGCTATTGAACCCCCAAACCAAACTGCGTAACTCTGTATAGGATGGGCGACCACGTTGACTTCAACAGGctgacaaaagaaaatataaaaaggTCAAATGAAAGTATGAAACACTTAAAATTATTCACATGCAGACTATCGAGTACAACAGTTTGACATTAAAATGGAACGGTTCAATTATTCACATGTGAACTTGAGAATCAAGCATCTCTACTTACTCTTACTTCCACACGATGACGGGCGCTAGTTGTAGCAACACGATCATCTACTATCTTCTTTATATCATTTTGGAGTCTCTTGTGGAAGTCTTTAAACATGGTAGATCCACCAGATAATACTATATTCTGCAAAaagtaaaaaattcataaaatatcaCAACATTTACATATATCATCTTATTCTTAGATGTCTCTGCAGAGTTCAAAGAAAGCACCTTATACAAAGCTCTCCTTGTGTCAATTGGTGCAGATTGAACACAGTTATCAATCAGTTCAGGTAAAGGAGTGGAGAAGTCGGCAGAGTAAATTTCAGGATTGAAGAAGATCTGCATTTAATGGTAGATGATTAAAGAATCACACTTGATTCCgatttctcttctttttgtgTCAATTGTAAATTGTTAAAAGTTTACTCTAACGGGAAAAAATTAAATACCAACACAAATAAGCTTACTGGAAAATAAACTTAAACTTAATAGCACCTACCAAACTTTTAGAGATATATTTCATAAATCATAATGTCCATTTTTTAATGCAAATTTCGTAACCCATCACGGCAAATGATAA
Protein-coding regions in this window:
- the LOC133895865 gene encoding uncharacterized protein LOC133895865, which produces MASGDRLAGAPPPMPAPPPPPPPRPPPPSPAPAENQNHTAISSPLLQSSANADAPLARWLRRLEAFLSAAGLAASTTLGVATAASALAVVGLALPAAAVTLSPCRGLGRRCDDFEVEVFEMCVLLSQAAAAAVALACVSRKMAMYGIRKFLFVDPELGMRIRFQKEYVAKIQDFFRTLMWWISPCFVVKVTREFCRFSHIFQESIWRSCLVLFASIMSWMYLTTIILSSCMLFNLVCNLQVIHFDDYGKLLEQDADPLVYLKEHLQLRHNLSKISHRFRMFLLLLFLSVTASQFAILFKTTTYNGPINFTNGGDIAVSSVVQVVGLVLCLHAAAKISHRAQNIASLASRWHALATCSTDSTYAATPNSSGNLVPFPAHLFLRDYSESDLESLDTASLHGNSHGAAQLVSYISSYHKRESLVLYLLANPGGITIFGWIVDRTFLNTILMLELTLVLFVLSKTVVIPAKTLVHSYIGFP